The bacterium genomic interval ATTCATAGAGATCCGGGGCGCCTGCGAACACAACCTCCGCCAGCTGGACGTGAGCATCCCACGCGACCGACTGGTGGTGATCACCGGCCTGTCCGGCTCGGGCAAGTCATCGCTGGCCTTCGACACCATCTATGCCGAAGGGCAGCGGCGCTACGTGGAGTCGCTGTCGGCCTACGCCCGCCAGTTTCTCCAACAGATGGAAAAGCCCGACGTCGACTCGATCGAGGGACTGTCGCCGGCGATCTCGATCGAGCAGAAGTCGGTGTCGCGCAATCCGCGCTCGACGGTGGGGACGGTGACCGAGATCTACGACTACATGCGGCTTCTGTTCTCTTCGGTCGGGACCCCGCATTGCACGAAGTGCGGCCGTGAGATTCGCCCTCAAACGGTCCAGCAGATGGTGGACCGGATACTGGCTCTGCCGGAGCGAAGCCGCGTGGTTCTGTACGCGCCCTACGTTCGCGGCAAGAAGGGCGAGTACCAGAAGCAGCTGGCACAGATGGCGAAAGATGGGTTCGTGCGAGCTCGAATTGATGGAGAGATGGTCGATCTCGGGGGTGAGCCACCGAAACTGGACAAGCAGAAGAAGCACTCAATCGATATCGTGATCGATCGCCTGGTCATTCGACCCGGACTCGAGGGCCGGTTGGCGTCTTCGCTCGAGACCGCGCTCAAGGTGAGTGGTGGTTTGGTCATCGTGGCGCCCTCGGGCGTTGCCGAGGAGACCCTCTCACAGGATTATTCGTGCGCGAGCTGTGGTACCAATCTCGCCGAGATCACCCCCCGACTGTTCTCATTCAACAGCCCCTACGGAGCCTGTTCGAAGTGTTCGGGCCTGGGCACGATCATGGCGGTGGACGAGGATCGTGTGATCGCGGACCCGGAACGATCGATCGATGCCGGAGCGATTGCGCCGTGGCCGTCGAGCAGCAAGTCCTGGCGCATGCGCATGATCAGGACTCTGGCGAAAGAGATGCGCTTCGAGCTGTCCGAGCCGTGGAACAAGCTCCCCAAGAAGGCGCGCCAGGCGATTCTCTATGGCAGTGGCGACAAGGAGCTGACCTTCGAGCTGAGCGGAAAGAAATCGAGCTACAAGTGGACCGGGGCCTACGAGGGCATCATTCCGGTCCTCGAGCGACGTTACAAAGACACCGACTCGACGTCGATTCGCGCCGAGATCGAAAAGTACATGGCGGTACACACCTGTCCGGAGTGCGACGGACGTCGGCTGCGCCCGGAAGCCCTGGCGGTCAAGGTCTCAGGTCGCTCGATCGATCAGCTCTCGGATCAAACGGTCGATGAGCTGGGCGAGTTCTTCTCGGGCTTGAAGCTGGACAGGCGTGAAACGGCGATCGCCGGCAAGGTCGTGCAAGAGATCCAGGACCGTCTGGGATTCCTCCGAGCTGTGGGTGTCGGCTACCTGTCCTTGGACAGATCGTCGGGCACCCTCTCCGGTGGGGAGAGCCAGCGGATTCGTCTGGCCACGCAGATCGGCAGCAAGCTGATGGGGGTGCTCTACGTTCTCGACGAGCCTTCGATCGGGCTTCACCAGCGCGACAACGCGCGACTCCTGAAGACTCTCAGAGGCATGCGCGACCTAGGCAACTCGGTACTGGTCGTGGAGCATGACGAAGAGACCATCCGATCGGCGGACTGGGTGATCGACCTGGGTCCCGGCGCGGGCATTCACGGCGGCGAGGTGGTCGCCCAGGGCACCCCGCGGGAGGTCGAGGAGCACCCCGATTCTCTCACCGGGCACTACCTGCGGGGCGATCTGCACGTGCCCACGCCCGGGAAGCGAAACCTGCCCGGCGGACGCACGCTGGTGGTGAGCGGCGCCAGCCACAACAACCTGAAGAATCTGACGGTCGAGTTTCCGCTCGGACTCTTCATCGTCGTGACCGGTGTCTCGGGCTCGGGCAAGAGCAGCCTGGTCAACGACATTCTGTACCGAGCACTGGCCCAGCGCTTCTACCGGGCTCAAGAGCGCGCCGGCAAGCACACCCGGATCGCCGGTCTCGAGCACTTGGACAAGGTGATCGCCATCGACCAGAGCCCGATCGGGCGAACGCCGAGATCGAACCCGGCCACCTACACCAACGTCTTTCAGCACATCCGTTCGCTCATGGCGAAGACGCCCGAGGCGCGTATGCGCGGCTACAAGCCGGGGCGTTTCAGCTTCAACGTCAAGGGGGGGCGGTGCGAGGCCTGCAAGGGAGATGGTCAGATCAAGATCGAGATGCACTTCCTCCCCGATATCTACGTCACTTGCGAAATCTGCGGCGGCAAACGCTATGGGCGCGAGACTCTCGAGGTTAGGTACAAAGGCAAGAATATCGCCGAGATTCTGGACATGCCGGTGGAGGAAGCGAGCGAGTTCTTTCGCAATGTGCCGCCGGTGGCGCGGATTCTCGGCACCCTGAACGAGGTAGGCCTCGGCTACATTCGACTGGGTCAACCGGCGACGACGCTCTCGGGCGGCGAAGCCCAGCGGGTCAAGCTCGCTCGCGAGCTCTGCAAGCGCGCCACCGGCCGGACGCTGTACCTTCTCGATGAGCCCACGACCGGCCTGCATTTCGATGACGTCGGCAAGCTCCTGCGACTTCTGCATCGGCTGGTCGAGACCGGAAACACAGTCGTGGTGATCGAGCACAACCTCGAAGTCATCAAGACCGCGGACTGGATCCTCGATCTCGGTCCGGAAGGCGGCGGCGAGGGCGGGCATCTGGTGGCCTCAGGTCCGCCCGAGAAGGTCGCCAGAGTCAAGCAGAGCCACACCGGACAGTACCTGAGAAAGGCGCTCTAGGCCGGGCGGCCGCGTTCGGATCCCGCAAAACGCTGCAGCGAAAAGACTACCTCGAGTCGGCACGGCAGACGCCGAGGCCGCCTCCCGGATGAGTGCGGCAAAAAGCCCAGGCTAGAATAACGCCGTGAGCTCGCCGCCACGCTCCAGCCTCGCCGAAAAAAGGAGGATCCTCCAGCTCGAGACGCTGAACGACCTCGCGGTGGCACTGCACGCGCACCGGCCGGAGCAGGAGCTGGTGGATGAAGTGCTCGAGCGCGTTTGCGCCGTGCTCGATCCGGCGGCCGCGGTGGCGGTGACCCGGGACGCCTACGGCGATCCCCGTGCGGTTTCCGGAGTGGGGTGGGTAGGCGGTCCGCCCGATGCGATCGCCCTCTTTGCCGAACCGGTCTGGAATGAGCTTCTGGCGAGCGGCCAGACCATCGCCCTCAAGGACGGCAAGCTCGCCGGACGCCCGTTCGAAGCTCTGGTGGCGACACCCGTCGCCTATCGCGGCGTTTTTCTGGGTTATCTCGCGCTGCTGGACAAGGAGACTCGCGGTGGAGACAGCGCCGAGCCGGACAGCTCGAGCTTTCCTCCCGAGGATCGGCGCTTTCTCGAGGCGGTGTCGGCGCTGGCGGGCGTTGCGCTGGATGGCGCTCGCCAGCTCGAGAGCCTGCGCGTCCAGAAGGACCGTCTCGAGGAAGAGAACCGTGTGCTCAAGGAGCTGTTTACGGCCGACTTGGAAGATCGGCGGATCGTGGCAAGAGCGCCGGCCATGCGCCGTGCCCTGGAGGTTGCCGAGCGCGTCGCTCCCCGTGGCGTCAGCGTGGTGATCCGTGGGGAGAGTGGGACCGGGAAGGAGTTGGTCGCAAAGCTGCTTCATCTCCGCTCGGGCCGACCCGGTCCGTTGGTGGCGGTAGACTGTGCAGCGGTGCCCGAGACACTGCTCGAAAGCGAGCTGTTCGGCATCGAAGAGGGGGTCGCAACCGGCGTTACCGCCCGCCGAGGCAAACTCGAACTCGCCCACGAGGGGACGCTGTTTCTGGACGAGATCGGTGACATCCGTCCGGAGGTTCAGGTCAAGCTGCTGCGGGCGCTTCAGGAGCGAGAGGTGGTTCGGGTTGGAGCGCGGACTCCGATTTCAGTCGACGTTCGTCTGGTGGCCGCGACCCATCGAGATCTCGAGCGATTGGTGAGCGATGGCAGCTTTCGCCAGGACCTCTACTACCGCCTGAAGGGTGTCGAGATCCAGCTACCGCCACTGCGCGAAAGAAGAGAGGACATTCCTCATCTGGTCCGCCACGTGGTCGAGAGTTTCTGCCAACGAGAGGGCATACCGGTGCTCCGCGTCCACCCGGACGCGTTGGCTCTCCTCCTTGCCTACGATTTCCCGGGCAACGTTCGGGAGTTGCAGAACATGATGGAGGCGGCTGTCTCTCTGGCCGACGAACAGGTAACCGCAGAAGTGGTTCGTCCGCTGCTCGGTGAGGCCGGGGGCGAGGGGCCGAAGGCCCTGGATCTCGGTGCGGTCGAGCGCCAGCACATCGGCAAGGTGCTCCGGCTCACAGGGGGCAACAAGTCGCGGGCCGCCCAGATTCTCGGAATCGATCGCCGGACCCTGCAGCGGAAGGGTTTCTGATTGCGACATAATGCCCGATATGGGACAATGTGCCCCATTCGGACTGAGATTGAGCCGAAACAGCGCAGGCTACGGCTTCCTGTGAGTGCCAGACCTCAGAGCCGCGGCAAGATGTCGCAGCCTGGCGATTCCTGCGCTCGCATCGCAGCTTGAGCTCGAAGCCTCTAACTGTTGATTCTGCGCTTGTTAGCCACCGATCACCCGGGTGTAGTTGGGTTGGCAGCGCCGTTGCTGTTATCGGCGACGTCCCAGGAGGTTCGCATGCTCGAAGCGCTTCGCAAGGTCCTGCCGGTTGTCTCGCCCGTCTCGATGGACGTGGTGATTTCGTTGGGAACTCTGGTCAGCTTCGCGTGGCTTCTTGCCAACGGCTTTGTTCAGCCCCTCGCCGTATACCTTCTCGAGCTCTATTTGGCACTGTAGACTGCCGGTTCGCCAACATCGGATAGAGTCGTGCGCTTGAGGTTCGTGTAAGGATGGCTAGCCACGCCGTGCTGAGGGAGGTCACTTTGACGCTTCCGATGGTCGCCGACATGGAGATCGCGGCGAGCAAGACGGCGACCGCAATGGCGGAGTTCATGGGACTTGCCGCTGACAAGACAGATGAGGTTCGTATGGCCGTCGTCGAGGCGTGTATCAACTCCTTCGAACACAGTCATGCCGATGACAGCCGCGTGTACCTGACGTTTGCGGTCACCGGCAACGAAGAACCTGAGAAGCTGTTGATCACGGTCCGCGACACCGGTAGGGGATTCGAGCCCACGGAGGTCGCCGAGCCGAAGATCGAGGAAAAGCTGAAAGCCGAGCGCAAGCGCGGTTGGGGCCTGAAGATTATCCGCGGCTTGATGGACGAGGTGGGTATTGAGTCCGACGCCGAAGGTACTACGATCACCATGGTGAAGTACGCTAGGCCGGGAGAGGAAGATGACTGACACGTTGAAAGTGACCCTGAAAAAGCGCGATGACCTTTCGGTGATCTATACCGAGGGCTATATCAACAACCAGGGGGGTGAGGAGATCGCCAAGATCGCCTACCGGCTGATCGACGAAGGTGAGAAAAAGCTCCTGCTCAACCTCGAAGGCACGAAGATCGTGAACTCGATTGGCATCTCTATCCTCATCGAGATCATCGAGCGGATTCTCGAGATCGACGGCAGGCTCGGCTTCTGCTCTCTCACCAAGACCATCGCGAAGACGTTCCACATCATGGGACTCACCCAATACGCCGACATCTACGAAGATGAGAACGGCGGCGTCGCCGGCATGACCGGATAGGACGATGCCGCAACCGGTTCCGACGGCTTCGCCAGCGGACGCCTGGGAAGAGCTAGCCGACGCAAGCCAGGGGCGGAAGGCCGAAAGAGATCTCCTCAGGCAGCTGCTCCGGATCCTGATGGGGGAGCTGGGGGCCAGCGTCGCCAAGCTGGTTCTGAACGGAACCGTCAGTTCGCAGCCCGAGCTGGTCGTGGCGTCGGATGGCGAGACATCCGGCGGGAGCGAAGCCCTTGAGGTTCCGGTCCCGGGCGGAGCGGTCTGTTTCGAGGGACTTCCCGCCGGCTCGGCGGCCACCGAGATCGACGGGCCGCGCCGGGCGGCACTCGCGGCCGCCGTAAGAGCTTTTGACCAGTCCGAGCATGTCAAGCGCCGCCAGTTCGAAGTCAACTATCGCGGCGTCGAGCTCGATGCACTCTATGACGTCGGTCTCGCGATCGCTGCGACCCTCAACCTGGACGAGCTCTCCGAAGAGATCTTGCTGCGAGCGGTTTCGCTTCTCGACGCTCGCCGAGGTGCATTCTTCGGCAGCGCGGCCGACGAGTTTCGTCTCGAGCAGACCTTCGGTGGCAGCGCCTCGGAACGGGTCCCGGCGGGGGAGCTCGAACGGTTGCTGACGGGCCAGACTTCCAAAGCGTTCGAGGTCCTGCCGGGGAGCGAGCACCTTCTGGCCGTGCCCATCCGGGTCGAAAGGGAAGTCAAGGGCCTTTTGGTTGTGGCAGACAAGGAGAGTCGCGAAGGTGTCGGGCCTTTCGGCAGCTCAGACCGGCGCACGCTGGAGCTCTTTGCGAATCAGGCCGCGATTGCTCTCGAGAACGCCTACCTTCATCGCCAGGCCTTGGAGAAAGAGCGCCTCGAGCGAGAGGGCGAGCTGGCCGCGGGTATTCAGAAACGACTCCTGCCGGAGACCACACCCGAGGTGCACGGGTTCGAGCTGACGGGATGGAGCCGGTCGGCCCGGACGGTCGGTGGTGACTACTACAACTACATCAGGCTAGAAGAGGGCACCTATTTCGTGGTGCTCGGCGACGTTACCGGCAAGGGAATGCCGGCTGCGCTGCTGGTCTCGACGCTGGATTCGGCCTTGCGACTCTTGTTGAACCAGGGCCTCCGCCGAGAAGACCTGCTGTTCGCCCTGAACAGACACATTTTCAACTCCTCGGCCTCGAACACATTCATCACCCTGGCCGCCCTCGAGCTCGATTCCGCCACGGGACGAGGCCGATACGCGAGTGGCGGCCACAACCCCTCACTTTGGCTGCGCGCCGGACAGGCTCCGCGAAAGCTTGGAGCCACGGGCCTGCCAATCGGTCTCTTCGAGCGGGCGACCTACAGCTTCGAGGAGCTCGAGTTCGAGAGCGGCGACCTACTGTGTCTCTATAGCGATGGCATCACCGAGTGCCTTTCGGCCAGCGACGAAGAGTTCGGACTGGAGCGACTCGAAGTCAGCCTCACCGAGCGCTTTGAGCGTCCTCTGGCCGAGACCGCCGATTCGATCTGCGATCAGATGACCGAGTTCGGGGCCGCGGGCCCCCGGGGCGACGACCAGACGGTGGTCCTGGTTCGAAAGAGCTAGCGCCCCTCGAGTCGTTGACGAAGGGCTAGGCGGTCCACGATCGCGACGACCAGTTTCGCCTGGCAGACTTTGCGCTCGCCGACCCAGACCTCGCCTTCCAGCCGGGCCGTTCGCCGGCTCGAGGCTTCCAGGCTTACCCTGTAGCTCAAGGTCTCCGCCGGCCGGGCGGGCGAGTGAAACCGCGCTCGCTCGATCTCCAGACCCAGGACATGGCTGTCTTGGGGCGCCGGGAGGTTGTAGCGCACGATCAGACTGCCGGCCTGGGCTAGCCCCTCGCCGATGAGGACACCCGGCATTACCGCGAGGTCGACGAAGTGCGAGCGCAGATACCTGGACTGCTCCGGAACGAGAAAGCTCGCTTCGACGTCTCGCGCGGTCAAACGCGAGACACGATCCACGAACAGGAAGTCGTCGCCGTAGGGAAGGACTTGCTTCAGCGCGGCACGGTCGAGACTGCCGTCGGGATGGCGCAGCGCGTCGATTACCGATCGGCCTTCAGCCATCAGACCGCCTGACAACCAGACAAGCATTGGTGCCGCCGAACCCGAAGTTGTTCGACACGACGGTATCGAGGCCGTCCTCGCGACACTCGGTAACCAACGACAGGCCCTCGACGGCGGGGTCGGGGTTATCGACGTTGATCGAAGGGGCGATGAACTCGTGCTCGATCATGCCCAGACAATAGATCAGCTCGAGTGCGCCGGCTGCGCCCAGACCGTGGCCGGTCATCGACTTGGTCGAGGAGAAAGGCGGCAGAACCCGGCCGAAGACCCTTTGCAGTGCTCGAACCTCGGCGAGGTCACCTTGAGCGGTCGAGGTCGCGTGGCAGTTGACGTAGTCGACCGCTTCCGGCTCGATTGCGCCATCGCGCAGGGCCAGGCTCATGCATGCGGCGGCCTGCTCTCCCTTGGGCTCCGGTAGCACCAAGTCATGGCCATCCGAGGTCGCCGCGTAGCCCACGATCTCGCCTCTGATGCGAGCGGTTCGCCGGCGCGCCGCCTCGAGCTCCTCGAGAATCACGATGCCGGCTCCGCCACTGATCACAAAGCCGTCGCGTGCGGCGTCGAACGGTCGCGAGGCTTCAGTCGGCCGGTCGTTCGAGTGGGTCGAGAGAGCCAGGCGCAGGGACTGAAACGAGGCGGTAATGAGCTCGCTCACGTCTTCGCCTCCGCCCGCAATGGCGCGATCGACCACGCCCGCGCGGATCAGCTCCGCAGCGTGGCCTATGTTGTGCGCGGAAGTGGCACAGGCGGAGCTGATGGAGTAGCTTGGTCCGCGGACCTTGAAGACGTTGGCCACGGTCGCGCTTGCAGAGCTCGACATGCCGCGCAGGAGCGTGTACGGGTCGATGCGCCGGAGTCGACCGGAGAAGTAGAGCTCACCGGCTCTTCGGACCGCGTCAACGCTGCCTACGGCGCTGCCGATGATGCAAGCGCAGCGGGAGTCTTGAAGTTCTCCGTCGCCCAGTCCGGCATCGGTCACGGCGTCCCGCGTCGCCAGGGCGCAGTAGAGGGCACCGTCGGACATCCCGGGCAGGATCTTCTTGGGCAATCTGGCCGCCTGCTTCTTTGTGTCGATGTCGACGATGGCGCCGGCAATCAAGCTCCTGAGGCCGTGATCGCGCCACGCGGGCATCGCGCGCACGCCGCTGCGGCCCTCGCGAAGCGATCCGACCACGGTCGCGTAGTCATTGCCCAGGGGCGAGATCAGCCCGACTCCGGTTACCGCGACCCGGCGTTTCACCTCTTGGGTTCCAGCAGCTTGATGACGTCGCCGACGGTCTGAAGCGACTCGAACTCGTCGTCCTCAACCACAATGCCGAACTCTTCTTCGAGATCCATGACCAGC includes:
- a CDS encoding AAA domain-containing protein; protein product: MSSPPRSSLAEKRRILQLETLNDLAVALHAHRPEQELVDEVLERVCAVLDPAAAVAVTRDAYGDPRAVSGVGWVGGPPDAIALFAEPVWNELLASGQTIALKDGKLAGRPFEALVATPVAYRGVFLGYLALLDKETRGGDSAEPDSSSFPPEDRRFLEAVSALAGVALDGARQLESLRVQKDRLEEENRVLKELFTADLEDRRIVARAPAMRRALEVAERVAPRGVSVVIRGESGTGKELVAKLLHLRSGRPGPLVAVDCAAVPETLLESELFGIEEGVATGVTARRGKLELAHEGTLFLDEIGDIRPEVQVKLLRALQEREVVRVGARTPISVDVRLVAATHRDLERLVSDGSFRQDLYYRLKGVEIQLPPLRERREDIPHLVRHVVESFCQREGIPVLRVHPDALALLLAYDFPGNVRELQNMMEAAVSLADEQVTAEVVRPLLGEAGGEGPKALDLGAVERQHIGKVLRLTGGNKSRAAQILGIDRRTLQRKGF
- a CDS encoding ATP-binding protein, yielding MVADMEIAASKTATAMAEFMGLAADKTDEVRMAVVEACINSFEHSHADDSRVYLTFAVTGNEEPEKLLITVRDTGRGFEPTEVAEPKIEEKLKAERKRGWGLKIIRGLMDEVGIESDAEGTTITMVKYARPGEEDD
- a CDS encoding STAS domain-containing protein, whose translation is MTDTLKVTLKKRDDLSVIYTEGYINNQGGEEIAKIAYRLIDEGEKKLLLNLEGTKIVNSIGISILIEIIERILEIDGRLGFCSLTKTIAKTFHIMGLTQYADIYEDENGGVAGMTG
- a CDS encoding beta-ketoacyl-[acyl-carrier-protein] synthase family protein, yielding MKRRVAVTGVGLISPLGNDYATVVGSLREGRSGVRAMPAWRDHGLRSLIAGAIVDIDTKKQAARLPKKILPGMSDGALYCALATRDAVTDAGLGDGELQDSRCACIIGSAVGSVDAVRRAGELYFSGRLRRIDPYTLLRGMSSSASATVANVFKVRGPSYSISSACATSAHNIGHAAELIRAGVVDRAIAGGGEDVSELITASFQSLRLALSTHSNDRPTEASRPFDAARDGFVISGGAGIVILEELEAARRRTARIRGEIVGYAATSDGHDLVLPEPKGEQAAACMSLALRDGAIEPEAVDYVNCHATSTAQGDLAEVRALQRVFGRVLPPFSSTKSMTGHGLGAAGALELIYCLGMIEHEFIAPSINVDNPDPAVEGLSLVTECREDGLDTVVSNNFGFGGTNACLVVRRSDG
- a CDS encoding SpoIIE family protein phosphatase, which produces MPQPVPTASPADAWEELADASQGRKAERDLLRQLLRILMGELGASVAKLVLNGTVSSQPELVVASDGETSGGSEALEVPVPGGAVCFEGLPAGSAATEIDGPRRAALAAAVRAFDQSEHVKRRQFEVNYRGVELDALYDVGLAIAATLNLDELSEEILLRAVSLLDARRGAFFGSAADEFRLEQTFGGSASERVPAGELERLLTGQTSKAFEVLPGSEHLLAVPIRVEREVKGLLVVADKESREGVGPFGSSDRRTLELFANQAAIALENAYLHRQALEKERLEREGELAAGIQKRLLPETTPEVHGFELTGWSRSARTVGGDYYNYIRLEEGTYFVVLGDVTGKGMPAALLVSTLDSALRLLLNQGLRREDLLFALNRHIFNSSASNTFITLAALELDSATGRGRYASGGHNPSLWLRAGQAPRKLGATGLPIGLFERATYSFEELEFESGDLLCLYSDGITECLSASDEEFGLERLEVSLTERFERPLAETADSICDQMTEFGAAGPRGDDQTVVLVRKS
- the uvrA gene encoding excinuclease ABC subunit UvrA; its protein translation is MEIRGACEHNLRQLDVSIPRDRLVVITGLSGSGKSSLAFDTIYAEGQRRYVESLSAYARQFLQQMEKPDVDSIEGLSPAISIEQKSVSRNPRSTVGTVTEIYDYMRLLFSSVGTPHCTKCGREIRPQTVQQMVDRILALPERSRVVLYAPYVRGKKGEYQKQLAQMAKDGFVRARIDGEMVDLGGEPPKLDKQKKHSIDIVIDRLVIRPGLEGRLASSLETALKVSGGLVIVAPSGVAEETLSQDYSCASCGTNLAEITPRLFSFNSPYGACSKCSGLGTIMAVDEDRVIADPERSIDAGAIAPWPSSSKSWRMRMIRTLAKEMRFELSEPWNKLPKKARQAILYGSGDKELTFELSGKKSSYKWTGAYEGIIPVLERRYKDTDSTSIRAEIEKYMAVHTCPECDGRRLRPEALAVKVSGRSIDQLSDQTVDELGEFFSGLKLDRRETAIAGKVVQEIQDRLGFLRAVGVGYLSLDRSSGTLSGGESQRIRLATQIGSKLMGVLYVLDEPSIGLHQRDNARLLKTLRGMRDLGNSVLVVEHDEETIRSADWVIDLGPGAGIHGGEVVAQGTPREVEEHPDSLTGHYLRGDLHVPTPGKRNLPGGRTLVVSGASHNNLKNLTVEFPLGLFIVVTGVSGSGKSSLVNDILYRALAQRFYRAQERAGKHTRIAGLEHLDKVIAIDQSPIGRTPRSNPATYTNVFQHIRSLMAKTPEARMRGYKPGRFSFNVKGGRCEACKGDGQIKIEMHFLPDIYVTCEICGGKRYGRETLEVRYKGKNIAEILDMPVEEASEFFRNVPPVARILGTLNEVGLGYIRLGQPATTLSGGEAQRVKLARELCKRATGRTLYLLDEPTTGLHFDDVGKLLRLLHRLVETGNTVVVIEHNLEVIKTADWILDLGPEGGGEGGHLVASGPPEKVARVKQSHTGQYLRKAL